TTTATGGATGTTCCAGCTCTAATTCTTATAGTCAATGTCGCTCATGTTATTCTGATAGCTCTAATGCAAGATGTATACATTGTCAAAATTCTCTGTCAAGAATGTTGACGTATGTTGCTCCTCCAGGAGCGAGTGGAGCTGTGGCTGCTCGAAAAGGTTTTGTGAAGGATGTGGTGACATACATGGTGATGGATAACTTGGTGGTTAAGCCTATGTCCACCATTTCAAGCATTACACTTCTCAACAAGCTCAATGTCAAGGATGTTGGTTTCCTGCAGGAGGTAGAAGTTAATTTTGGAATGGAAGAGGTACTTAATTAATTGATCGAtcactttttttctttggttttggtctatTCTTTTCTTGATCAACTCAATTATTCCTAGTTATCATATTCTGCAGGCACTCAAGTTGCTGAAGGCATCCTTCGAGTCGAAAACAGTCCTGACAAGTGTTTTCATGAGCATTTAAGGTGGACATACAGTCACATGGAATTTTGGATCTCTAAGTTTACTAGTTGTCCTTTTAATTCGAATGATTTTCTTTTGTGTCTTTTCCGGTTGGAGTTAATTCTGATTTTAGCGCTACCTAGCTATATGTTCTTATATCCGTTGCTAAATTTTACTTCGTTTGCCTAGTTTGACATTGTTTTGTTATCTTCTCTGCTTTCACCATCTTTTGGTAACTAAATCAATGCATATCTCACTGCCACAATTTTGGTTCCATGCGAAATCATATACTACTTGTTTTGGTACctcttgatgtttttgaattaatttagcaTATCTTGTATGAagttcacttaattttttttttctattttttatagcaattttgttatatcaatTTTAATTAGTTATGATTCATTTAAGACATGCCTACTTCGCTACTTTAATCGTGgcatttagttgactctcaaaattatatcattgtcgcttaaattgaaatagaaggaaaattattataaataacaataattaaaattttaaattatttttaaa
The sequence above is drawn from the Capsicum annuum cultivar UCD-10X-F1 unplaced genomic scaffold, UCD10Xv1.1 ctg81494, whole genome shotgun sequence genome and encodes:
- the LOC124895347 gene encoding uncharacterized protein LOC124895347; its protein translation is MTTSETKLRMKLLVDTKAKRVLFAEADKSCVDFLFHILSLPVATVIRLIKEKGMSYGCLPELYDSVENLNDTYIQSKDLLLNPKSSVTGISSIPFLSISDVPETQKTIYGCSSSNSYSQCRSCYSDSSNARCIHCQNSLSRMLTYVAPPGASGAVAARKGFVKDVVTYMVMDNLVVKPMSTISSITLLNKLNVKDVGFLQEVEVNFGMEEALKLLKASFESKTVLTSVFMSI